Below is a genomic region from Cupriavidus sp. P-10.
GTCGGCATCGCCAGAGCAGTCTACGAACGACTTTGCGCGGAGGGCGAGACGCCCTTCCTTGGTCTCGATCAGAACGGCGTCCAGTTCGCGCCCCTTCATGGCGACACCAACCACCATCGCATGAAACAACACCTCGACCTTCGCTTCCTGGACGAGCTGATCGAGAGCGACCTTCATGGCGAACAAGTCGTAAGGCAACGATGCCGTCTGCAGCCAGCGGGTCGGCTCACCGAGACCGTCAAGTGACCGCAGTCGATCGATGACCTCGTTGCAGAAGCCACCCACAATCTGCTGCACGTCTGTGTCGGTGACCGCGTAGAGGCCACAGATACTGCCCAGGCTCACCGACGTCAGGGTGCCGCCTAGAAAGCCCTCGCGCTCCAGAAGCAGTACCTTGGCACCCGTCCGCGCCGCCGAAATCGCGGCGGCCACCCCCGCAGCTCCGCCTCCGACGACGCAGACGTCTGCGGTGCGAAACACGGATGTAGACCGAGCTGGCTCGGACACCACACCCAATGAATACGTAGTCATTTTGTCTCCGAAAAAATGCGTGATGCCGGGCCCTACTGACGCGGCTCACGCTTCACCTGTTCATTTGGTTACGTAGTCATTATATGCGGAATCGAGAAACTTCCAAGCTCACGATGTTGTGCGTCGCAATACGAGGTCGTTAGGAAGCACAAACGTGTGCGGCGCCAAATCCGGCGAAGTCATACGACGCTGGAGCCGATCTACTACCTGCTCGACCATGGCGGGCAGGGGTTGCTGGACTGTGCTCAAGCTAATGCATTCCCACCGCGCCATGGGAATATCGTCATAGCCGACGATCCAAATGTCGCTGGGGACTTGCTTGCCACTGCGTCGAGCAGCATCCAGGACACCGATCGCAACGATGTCATTTGTGCAGAACACTGCATCAACATCTGGGCGTTCTGTGACTAGTGTCTGCATCGCCCGGAAGCCGAACTCGTAGCCAAAATCGGCGGCATCAGCCCGCACAAACGAGTTGCCCTGGGTCAACTCGCCAAGGCCTTCCATAAAGCCTCGTTCGCGTTCGCGAATCGTGCTTGCCTTGGAACTCTTGCTTGACGCGGCGGAGATCAATCCAATGCACTTTCTGCCCGCGGACACGAAATAATCTGCGACCCGCCGGCCGCCGGCATAGTTGTCGCTCACGATCGTGTCGAACAAGTCGGTTCCGACAGAGCGATTAATCAGGATGATCGGCTTCTCGGCCGCGACCCGGCTCAGCATCTCCCTGGATTCATCCAGTGCAGCGGCAAAGATGACGCCATCGGTTGCGCTTTCGGCAAGTGCACGCACCGTTGCCTCGTCCATCTTTCCTTCAAGCTCCCAGACCGTTGTGCGGAAGCCCCGGCTAGCGAGTCGCTCAACTAGCAGTTGGAGCAGCAGTGGGTACAACGGGTTAGACAGGCTCGCGATGACGACCGCAACCGTCCCGCTGCGCCGCGTTTTCATCTGTCGTGCTGCTGCGCTCGGCGAATATTCGTGGTCTTGTATGACCTTCAAGACGCGCGCCTTGGTCTCCGGCTTCACCGATGGCAAATCCTGGAGTACACGGGAAACGGTGGTTTGCGAAACCCCTGCCAGGTTGGCAATGTCGATGCTGGTAAGCCTCTTGCTCATGGTGAGGTCGAATTGCGCACGTTAGTGTTAATGCCCCGGATTTTAAGTTGAGGGCAGCAGCGCTGGCAATGCAGCTTGAGCGACCTAATACTCGAGCGGTATCGGACGTCTCGTGAAGCTGTGTTGAGCTTGTTTCAGGTTCTTCTGCTCGCAGCCCGAGATGAGCCGTTGAGTACTTCGTGTGCGGGGCATAGCTTGTTGAGGAGCCGCCTATGCCAAGCAATCGGCGTAAGGGGCCAGCCCCTCTCGTCACAACCTGATAATTTCATGATAGTGAAAGTATGTGGGCACTGCTTCAACCTGTCGGTCGCCAGGCATCCCCAGCCTAGATCTCCTGCCCTCTGCGGAGCGCGCTGCTAGAGTCTTCGCAAGGGTTTATACCCTCTCTTTCTCCGAAAGGGATTCATGCCCGCCCGAGCAGCGGGCATTCTTTTGCCTGTGCTCCTGAATGGCTGATCGGGTGATCAGAAGATCTCCGAAATCACGACTCCCGACATCGAGCGCGTGGCCGCTCGTCAGCCTCTGAAGCTGAGCTGTGCCAACTTTGCAGACGTTCGTGCACCGCCTCGCAGCGTATCAGCATCATGGTCGCAGGCTCCTCGTCTGCGCCGGCGTCGGCAGCCTCCGCGGCGCTGTGCAGATATACTTGCCGGGAGACGATGGCGGCGATCACGATGAGGGCGCCGACGCCGATTGCCCGGGCCAAAACCGGAAGGTATCGTGCCATGGAAATCCTACGGGATAGCAGCGGTGATGGTAGCGAGACTACACGAAGCTGCCACGAGTCTAGGCTACGCCATTGCACGATTGACACCGCCTCCGTTTCGCCGTAGCGAGGCAGAGGCCTTCAGTAACACGGCACTGGGCCGGATGAGCATGCCAAAGACGACCACGCCCTTACCGCGCGGCCAATACTGGGCCACACCCCACGCCACCTTTCTGCTGGAGGGGCCAAACGGCCATGACGAAGTCTTCCCTGGCGCCCGCTGTGTCAGCGACGGCAAATGGGTCATCTTCTATAAAAACGGGGAAGAGGTCTGGGCGTGTAACGCCATGTATGCCGCCGCCCAGTTCGACTTTGCTGCCGTATCGAGCGCTGGCGCATCGACGGCCGACTGAGTGCCGGCGCGCCACCACTACCCCGACGCATTGCGCTTTCAGCAGTTTCAGATCTGGCTCCTTTTCCTTGCTTTCTGACGAGGCTTTCGCGGATAACCAACTCCGCCTTCATCACCTTCGCGTGGTGACCACGCGATAAGCACAACGTTATCGTGCCCTATCGCCCCCGGCAATCGGCCCTCACGCTCCTCCTGGCTCCCCGCGCTGCGGCTAACCGTTATTCGCCAGGGATGACGGAAGCGCAACGGCAGTAGCCGGCCATAAAGGGTCATTCGCCTTCACCGACGCGTGGACGTTTGTGCGTCCGCTTCGCTCAAGCAACAGACCCTTGTTCGCAATCGCTTCTGTCGCCTCTGTGGCGCTACGACACGCCTTGGTGTCCTGACGTCCGCGACAATCCGCGAGGAGCGCGAGCTTCGCCGCCTCCGACACATATACACAAAAAGTGTCAATGACGTACCAATAATATATTGGACGTGATCTAGTTACGGCCATATTCTCCAGCAGACCCCCAACAACGGGCGCGGAAATTATCATGGCAAGCAATCTCATTCTTGAAACCGTCGGACTGCGGAAGGAATTCAAGGGATTCGTCGCCGTAAACGACGTCAGTCTCAAGATCAGGCATGGGCACATCCACGCGCTGATTGGTCCGAACGGTGCAGGCAAGACCACCTGCTTCAACCTCCTTACTAAGTTCCTCGATCCCACGCGCGGCACCATACGGTTCAACGGTTACGAGATCACCGGCGAAAAGCCGGCGCAGATCGCACGCAGGGGTGTGGTGCGCTCCTTCCAGATCTCGGCGGTGTTTCCGCACCTGACCGTGCTCGAGAACGTACGTATCCCGCTGCAGCGCAGGCTGGGGATTTCCTTCCAGTTTTGGCGCTCGCCGAAAGTCCTCGCATCGCTCGATGACAGGGCCATGGCATTGCTCGCCGACGTCGGACTGGAGGACTTCGCCGACATGACGACCGCCGAGATGCCCTACGGTCGCAAGCGCGCGCTGGAAATCGCCACCACGCTGGCCCTCGATCCCGAGCTGATGCTGCTCGACGAGCCTACGCAGGGCATGGGCCACGAAGACGTTGACCGCGTCATGCAGCTCATCAAGAAGGTCTCGGCCAATCGCAGCATCCTGATGGTGGAGCACAACATGAAAGTGGTGTCCGGCATCTGCGACGCCATCACGGTGCTGGCGCGCGGCAGCGTGCTGGCCGAGGGCACATACGCGGAAGTCTCCGCCAACCCGCAGGTCATCGAGGCCTATATGGGCAGCGCTGATGCCGCGCTCGCTGCGCCGGGAGGGCATTGATCATGGCGACGGAATACCTGCGGGTCACCGACCTCCATGCCTTCTACGGCGAATCGCACATCCTCCACGGCATCGACTTGCTGGTGAACGAGGGAGAGTGCGTGACCCTGCTCGGCCGCAACGGGGCAGGCCGTACCACTACCCTGCGCGCCATCATGGGCCTAACGGGGCGTCGCGCCGGCTCGGTCATGATCGACGGCCGCGAGGCAATCGGCATGCCGGCCCATCGCATCGCGCGTCTCGGCGTCGGCTTCTGTCCGGAGGAGCGGGCGATTTATTCCAGCCTCTCGTGCGAGGAGAACCTCCTGCTCCCGCCGCAGGTGGGTGGCGGCGGGATGAGCCTCGACGAGATCTACGCGATGTTCCCCAACCTCCACGAGCGGCGGCATAGCCAGGGCACGCGGCTATCGGGCGGCGAGCAACAGATGCTGGCGATGGCGCGCATCCTGCGCACTGGAGCGCGGTTGCTGCTGCTGGACGAAATCTCCGAGGGACTGGCGCCGGTGATTGTGCAGAAGCTCGCCCAAGTCATCCGCGACCTCAAGGCGAAGGGCTACACGATCGTGCTGGTGGAGCAGAACTTCCGGTTCGCCGCGCCGCTGGCCGACCGCATGTACGTGGTGGAGCACGGCCAAATCGCCGCGGAGATCCATCAGCACGAGATTCACGAGAAGCAGCACCTGCTCCAGGAACTCCTGGGTGTCTGAGACCGCTGCGGAGGAGACAACATGACAACGATTCTGGGAGTCCCGCTACAGGGGCTGTTGGGGCAACTCGTGCTCGGGCTGGTAAACGGCTCGTTCTACGCGATTCTCAGCCTCGGGCTTGCCGTGATCTTCGGCATGCTCAACATCATAAATTTTGCCCACGGCGCGATGTTCATGGTGGGCGCATTTGTCGCCTGGGCGGGCCTGGAGTATCTCGGCATCAGCTACTGGTGGTCGCTGCTGGCGGCGCCGGTGCTGGTAGGGCTGGCGGGTATCGCCATCGAGCGCGGCCTGCTGCGGTGGCTGTACAAGCTCGACCACCTGTACGGGCTGCTGCTCACCTTCGGGCTGGCGCTCATTATCGAAGGCCTGTTCCGCTTCCAATTCGGCGTCTCGGGGCAGCCGTATTCGATTCCCGACGAGGTGGCGGGCGCCTTCAACCTCGGCTTCATGATCCTGCCGAAATACCGCGCGTGGGTCATCGGCGCCTCGCTCACAGTGTGCCTGCTGACCTGGTTCACGATCGAGAAGACCCGCCTCGGCGCCTACCTGCGCGCCGCCACCGAGAACCCAAGCATTACCCAAGCTTTCGGCATCAACGTGCCGGTGATGGTGATGATGACCTATGCCTTCGGCGTGGGCCTGGCCGGGCTGGCCGGCGTGCTGGCAGCACCGACGGGGCAACTAAGTCCGCTGATGGGGTCGAACCTGATCATCGTCGTGTTCGCGGTGGTGGTGATCGGCGGCATGGGTTCCATCTTTGGCGCGATCGTCGCCGGGCTGGGGCTGGGCGTGGTGGAAGGACTGACCAAGGTGTTTTATCCAGAGGCGTCGGCCACGGTGGTTTTCGTGATCATGGTCATCGTGCTCATGGTTCGGCCGGCAGGCCTGTTTGGCAAGGAAAAGTGAGGTCGCGTATGAAAATGAGAAATCTTGGCTACGGTGTCCTGCTGCTGGGCGCGCTGGCGGCCCCGGCCGTGCTCTATCCGGTGATGCTGATGAAGGTGCTGTGCTTCGCCTTGTTCGCCTGCGCCTTCAACCTGCTGCTCGGCTATACCGGCCTGCTCTCGTTCGGCCATGCGGCATTCCTCGGCACGGCGGCCTATATATCGGGCTATGGCATGAAGACCTGGGGGCTCACCCCGGAACTCGGCCTGCTGCTCGGCACAGCCGTCTCGGCTGCCGCGGGCTTTGTCGTCGGGGCGCTCGCTATTCGCCGGCAAGGCATCTACTTCGCGATGATCACGCTTGCCTTGGCACAGATGTTCTAC
It encodes:
- a CDS encoding ABC transporter ATP-binding protein, yielding MATEYLRVTDLHAFYGESHILHGIDLLVNEGECVTLLGRNGAGRTTTLRAIMGLTGRRAGSVMIDGREAIGMPAHRIARLGVGFCPEERAIYSSLSCEENLLLPPQVGGGGMSLDEIYAMFPNLHERRHSQGTRLSGGEQQMLAMARILRTGARLLLLDEISEGLAPVIVQKLAQVIRDLKAKGYTIVLVEQNFRFAAPLADRMYVVEHGQIAAEIHQHEIHEKQHLLQELLGV
- a CDS encoding LacI family DNA-binding transcriptional regulator, encoding MSKRLTSIDIANLAGVSQTTVSRVLQDLPSVKPETKARVLKVIQDHEYSPSAAARQMKTRRSGTVAVVIASLSNPLYPLLLQLLVERLASRGFRTTVWELEGKMDEATVRALAESATDGVIFAAALDESREMLSRVAAEKPIILINRSVGTDLFDTIVSDNYAGGRRVADYFVSAGRKCIGLISAASSKSSKASTIRERERGFMEGLGELTQGNSFVRADAADFGYEFGFRAMQTLVTERPDVDAVFCTNDIVAIGVLDAARRSGKQVPSDIWIVGYDDIPMARWECISLSTVQQPLPAMVEQVVDRLQRRMTSPDLAPHTFVLPNDLVLRRTTS
- a CDS encoding ABC transporter ATP-binding protein; this encodes MASNLILETVGLRKEFKGFVAVNDVSLKIRHGHIHALIGPNGAGKTTCFNLLTKFLDPTRGTIRFNGYEITGEKPAQIARRGVVRSFQISAVFPHLTVLENVRIPLQRRLGISFQFWRSPKVLASLDDRAMALLADVGLEDFADMTTAEMPYGRKRALEIATTLALDPELMLLDEPTQGMGHEDVDRVMQLIKKVSANRSILMVEHNMKVVSGICDAITVLARGSVLAEGTYAEVSANPQVIEAYMGSADAALAAPGGH
- a CDS encoding branched-chain amino acid ABC transporter permease → MTTILGVPLQGLLGQLVLGLVNGSFYAILSLGLAVIFGMLNIINFAHGAMFMVGAFVAWAGLEYLGISYWWSLLAAPVLVGLAGIAIERGLLRWLYKLDHLYGLLLTFGLALIIEGLFRFQFGVSGQPYSIPDEVAGAFNLGFMILPKYRAWVIGASLTVCLLTWFTIEKTRLGAYLRAATENPSITQAFGINVPVMVMMTYAFGVGLAGLAGVLAAPTGQLSPLMGSNLIIVVFAVVVIGGMGSIFGAIVAGLGLGVVEGLTKVFYPEASATVVFVIMVIVLMVRPAGLFGKEK